GGCAAAACGGATAAACAGCGTTTGGAGCAGATACTGGATGAGCCGGCAGAGATTGTATGTACTTATGGAACTTTGGGATCGGAGAAGATGGAAGAACTGATAGCCAACTATAGTGAGGACGAGGTTTGTGTTTTGCTGGATGCCGATGACGCAGGGGATAAGGCCAGGCGTTTGTTTAAACAGGAATTTCCTAACGTTCGTCATCTCTATACTCACAGAATGTACCGGGAAGTGGCCACAACCCCTTTGCCTGTTTTGTCAAAAATTTTAGAGGGAGCCTACTTTGCTGTAAAACTGCCGGATGAGGAGAGCCCGGAAGGATTATTATTCTGAATAGTAGGAATATAATGATTGGTGTAGAATACTTAGTTAAATAATAAATGAAAGTGAGGGAGAATTATTGGAGGACCTGGCGTTGGAAGCTCGCAATCGTGCAGGCAATAAATTCAAGAGCGGCTTAAATTGTTCGGAATCCATACTGCACACTTATAACGAACTGCTAAAGCATCCTTTGAGCCCGGAAGCCTTGAAAGTTGCCACGGGTTTTGGAGGGGGACTGGGTCATGCCGGCTGTGTGTGCGGTGCACTGAATGCTTCGGTGATGGTTTTGGGACTTTTCCGGGGACGCAATGACCCTGGACATGACCGGAAACCTGCTTATGATCTCGCTCATGAATTTCATGACCGCTTTAGCAACGAGTACGGAGCCACTTGCTGCAGGGTTTTAAATCAGCATGAATTCGACTCACCTGAGCATTTGCGGCGATGTCTTAAACTTACGGGAGGTACGGCTAAATTACTCATGGAATTCATTAAAGAGAAAAATCTCCTCGACGAATCTTTTTCGGTTTCAGAAACGGCCTAAGCCGGGATTAACAAATTAAAGTTTTCTTTATTTAGATTAAATAAACAAGTCATTCATTGAAATGAAGGGGCTTGTTTTTTTTATTACCTTGGGCAATTAATAAGACAGGCCTGCATATAGTACATAAGCAAGCATGTTTTTAGGAGGAATCGATTTGGAATTACTGTATACATTTCCTGTCGTTATCGGTTTAGGAGCACTGCACTCTTTAGAACCGGGGCATGGCAAAGGCGTTATTTCAGCTTATTTAATTTCGTCAGGTGCTAAAATCAAAGAAGCAGTGATGATAGGCTTAATTTCGGCACTAGCCCATACTCTCTCTATTACATTGCTGGCTGTTTCGGCGTCAACTGCCGTTAATGTTTTAGTACCGGAAAAACTGACTCATTGGCTTCAGCTATTTTCAGGGATTGTGGTTATCTATATTGGCTTCAACATTATTACCCAGCGATTTTTTGATTATTGCGAAGGGAAAATAATCCATGATCATACTGTGCACGCTCAGAGCTGTCATGATCACTGCAGCCATCATCACGGTCATCACCTGACGGATCGAGGAGCTGGCCCTGCTTCACGCTTAAATCTTTTCCTGACCGGTTTTTTTACAGGGATTCTTCCTTGCCCAAGTGCCCTGGCGATACTCCTGACGGCAGTCTCAACTGATCAAATCCCCTTGGGCTTGGGGCTGGTGGCGGCCTTTTCCCTTGGTGGTGCTATCACAATGGTAACCATTGCATTATTTGTAGTCAGAGCCAGTCATAAGATACAAAAATTGGAGCGCTGGCAGGTGGTAAACCGATTGGCCTTGATGTCATCCTGTTTGATCATATTTTTGGGCGGAGCCGTTATTTTTCAATCCTTAAGTCAGTTAGGGGTAGCTGCCTTCTAATAGCTATGAACTGGGCTTCGCGCTTTCTAAATCTGTTGTAAGGTATATATCAATGTCATGTCCGGT
This Desulfosporosinus orientis DSM 765 DNA region includes the following protein-coding sequences:
- a CDS encoding toprim domain-containing protein, encoding MRVIIVEGKTDKQRLEQILDEPAEIVCTYGTLGSEKMEELIANYSEDEVCVLLDADDAGDKARRLFKQEFPNVRHLYTHRMYREVATTPLPVLSKILEGAYFAVKLPDEESPEGLLF
- a CDS encoding C-GCAxxG-C-C family protein, which codes for MEDLALEARNRAGNKFKSGLNCSESILHTYNELLKHPLSPEALKVATGFGGGLGHAGCVCGALNASVMVLGLFRGRNDPGHDRKPAYDLAHEFHDRFSNEYGATCCRVLNQHEFDSPEHLRRCLKLTGGTAKLLMEFIKEKNLLDESFSVSETA
- a CDS encoding sulfite exporter TauE/SafE family protein, yielding MELLYTFPVVIGLGALHSLEPGHGKGVISAYLISSGAKIKEAVMIGLISALAHTLSITLLAVSASTAVNVLVPEKLTHWLQLFSGIVVIYIGFNIITQRFFDYCEGKIIHDHTVHAQSCHDHCSHHHGHHLTDRGAGPASRLNLFLTGFFTGILPCPSALAILLTAVSTDQIPLGLGLVAAFSLGGAITMVTIALFVVRASHKIQKLERWQVVNRLALMSSCLIIFLGGAVIFQSLSQLGVAAF